A window of Anomalospiza imberbis isolate Cuckoo-Finch-1a 21T00152 chromosome 4, ASM3175350v1, whole genome shotgun sequence contains these coding sequences:
- the QRFPR gene encoding pyroglutamylated RF-amide peptide receptor isoform X1: protein MRSLNITPEQFAQLLRDNNVTREQFIALYGLQPLVYIPELPGRTKVAFVLICVLIFALALFGNCLVLYVVTRSKAMRTVTNIFICSLALSDLFIAFFCVPFTMLQNISSNWLGGAFACKMVPFVQSTAIVTEILTMTCIAVERHQGIVHPLKMKWQYTNKRAFTMLGIVWLLALIVGSPMWYVQRLEVKYDFLYEEVHVCCLEEWASPIYQKIYTTFILVILFLLPLMLMLFLYTKIGYELWIKKRVGDASVLRTIHGSEMSKISRKKKRAIVMMVTVVFLFAVCWAPFHVIHMMMEYSNFEKEYDDVTIKMIFAIVQIIGFFNSICNPIVYAFMNENFKKNFLSALCFCIMKDNISPGRQLGNSGITMRRQKPSASQRDPMVSDEGRREAFSDGNIEVKLCDQPASKMNLKRHLVLFSSELTVHSAVGNGQ from the exons ATGCGGTCCCTGAACATCACCCCGGAGCAGTTCGCGCAGCTCCTGCGGGACAACAATGTGACGCGGGAGCAGTTCATTGCTCTCTACGGGCTGCAGCCGCTGGTGTACATCCCGGAGCTGCCGGGACGCACCAAGGTGGCCTTCGTCCTCATCTGCGTTCTCATCTTCGCCCTGGCGCTCTTCGGCAACTGCCTGGTGCTCTACGTGGTGACCCGCAGCAAAGCCATGAGGACCGTCACCAACATCTTCATCTGCTCCCTGGCGCTCAGCGACCTCTTCATCGCCTTCTTCTGCGTGCCCTTCACCATGCTGCAGAACATCTCCTCCAACTGGCTCGGTG GTGCCTTCGCTTGCAAGATGGTGCCATTTGTTCAGTCCACTGCTATTGTAACTGAGATTCTTACAATGACCTGCATTGCTGTGGAAAGACACCAGGGAATTGTGCATCCACTAAAAATGAAGTGGCAGTACACCAATAAAAGAGCTTTCACGATGCTTG GCATAGTCTGGTTGCTGGCTCTTATTGTTGGGTCGCCCATGTGGTACGTGCAACGGCTTGAG GTTAAATATGACTTCCTATATGAAGAAGTGCATGTTTGTTGCTTGGAAGAATGGGCCAGTCCCATTTATCAGAAGATATATACGACCTTTATTCTTGTTATACTCTTCCTTCTTCCACTGATGCTGATGCTTTTTTTGTACACTAAAATTGGCTATGAACTCTGGATTAAGAAACGAGTGGGAGATGCTTCAGTTCTTCGAACCATTCATGGGAGCGAAATGTCTAAAATATCAAG GAAGAAGAAGCGAGCAATTGTTATGATGGTGACAGTGGTGTTTCTCTTTGCAGTCTGTTGGGCCCCTTTCCATGTGATTCACATGATGATGGAGTACA gtaaTTTTGAGAAGGAGTATGATGATGTGACAATCAAAATGATTTTTGCAATTGTCCAGATCATAGGATTCTTCAATTCTATTTGCAACCCTATTGTGTATGCTTTCATGAATGAGAACTTCAAGAAGAATTTTCTGTCTGCCCTCTGCTTCTGCATTATGAAAGACAACATATCCCCAGGCAGGCAGCTTGGGAACTCAGGAATTACCATGAGGAGGCAAAAGCCAAGTGCATCTCAGAGAGATCCCATGGTTTCGGACGAAGGCAGGAGGGAGGCATTCAGTGATGGCAACATCGAGGTCAAGCTCTGTGATCAGCCAGCTTCCAAAATGAATTTGAAAAGGCACCTTGTCCTGTTCAGCTCTGAGCTTACTGTGCACTCTGCAGTAGGAAATGGACAGTAG
- the QRFPR gene encoding pyroglutamylated RF-amide peptide receptor isoform X2 has product MRSLNITPEQFAQLLRDNNVTREQFIALYGLQPLVYIPELPGRTKVAFVLICVLIFALALFGNCLVLYVVTRSKAMRTVTNIFICSLALSDLFIAFFCVPFTMLQNISSNWLGGAFACKMVPFVQSTAIVTEILTMTCIAVERHQGIVHPLKMKWQYTNKRAFTMLGIVWLLALIVGSPMWYVQRLEVKYDFLYEEVHVCCLEEWASPIYQKIYTTFILVILFLLPLMLMLFLYTKIGYELWIKKRVGDASVLRTIHGSEMSKISSLLGPFPCDSHDDGVQ; this is encoded by the exons ATGCGGTCCCTGAACATCACCCCGGAGCAGTTCGCGCAGCTCCTGCGGGACAACAATGTGACGCGGGAGCAGTTCATTGCTCTCTACGGGCTGCAGCCGCTGGTGTACATCCCGGAGCTGCCGGGACGCACCAAGGTGGCCTTCGTCCTCATCTGCGTTCTCATCTTCGCCCTGGCGCTCTTCGGCAACTGCCTGGTGCTCTACGTGGTGACCCGCAGCAAAGCCATGAGGACCGTCACCAACATCTTCATCTGCTCCCTGGCGCTCAGCGACCTCTTCATCGCCTTCTTCTGCGTGCCCTTCACCATGCTGCAGAACATCTCCTCCAACTGGCTCGGTG GTGCCTTCGCTTGCAAGATGGTGCCATTTGTTCAGTCCACTGCTATTGTAACTGAGATTCTTACAATGACCTGCATTGCTGTGGAAAGACACCAGGGAATTGTGCATCCACTAAAAATGAAGTGGCAGTACACCAATAAAAGAGCTTTCACGATGCTTG GCATAGTCTGGTTGCTGGCTCTTATTGTTGGGTCGCCCATGTGGTACGTGCAACGGCTTGAG GTTAAATATGACTTCCTATATGAAGAAGTGCATGTTTGTTGCTTGGAAGAATGGGCCAGTCCCATTTATCAGAAGATATATACGACCTTTATTCTTGTTATACTCTTCCTTCTTCCACTGATGCTGATGCTTTTTTTGTACACTAAAATTGGCTATGAACTCTGGATTAAGAAACGAGTGGGAGATGCTTCAGTTCTTCGAACCATTCATGGGAGCGAAATGTCTAAAATATCAAG TCTGTTGGGCCCCTTTCCATGTGATTCACATGATGATGGAGTACA gtaa